The following proteins are co-located in the bacterium genome:
- a CDS encoding ABC transporter permease, translating into MIEIRELRKIYQMGEVQVQALRGVSLKIEPGEFVAIMGPSGSGKSTLLQILGLLDVPSSGSFRLFGQEVSKFREEELADLRAQSIGFIFQQFNLLARTTAYENVSLPLLYSSHHAEPERAKRLLGEVGLLDRILHKPNELSGGQQQRVAIARALINDPPIILADEPTGNLDSESEKEILKILKELNAQGKTVIIVTHEKEIGDHARRVIRMRDGTIQSDERFKPEYSPAPAAARNEAPQKKSKGFLSSLNPLETAQHFRQAFRALLANKVRSGLSLLGILIGVASLIAMLALGEGAKASIEAQLSSLGTNLLSLRPGSRRSQGVALESGAVTRLTMEDAKEILAGVPEVSRVSSSVDGRVQVTFGGQNWNTRVEGTSPTYAEMRAAQPVIGRFFNEEENKQRARVALLGQTVVQNLFGGASPLGEYIKINRVSFQVIGVLPEKGASTWRDQDDVIVIPVTTAMHRLLGKDYVDSIDIEVRSPDAMEGAEKAIQNLVVKRRRLPPSLQEEAFQIRNLAELQSALSETSRTMSVLLASIAAISLLVGGIGIMNIMLVSVTERTREIGLRKAVGAKRSDILAQFLIEAGVVSLIGGLLGITLGWTATWAMSRFAGWTAEVSPDAVLLAIGFSAAVGILFGLWPARKASRLHPIEALRYE; encoded by the coding sequence ATGATCGAGATCCGCGAGCTCCGCAAGATCTACCAGATGGGCGAAGTCCAGGTGCAAGCCCTGCGCGGCGTCTCTCTGAAGATCGAGCCCGGGGAATTCGTCGCCATCATGGGGCCCTCCGGATCGGGCAAATCCACGTTGCTGCAGATCCTCGGCTTGTTGGACGTGCCGAGCTCCGGCTCCTTCCGGCTCTTCGGCCAGGAAGTCTCCAAGTTCAGGGAAGAGGAGCTGGCCGACCTGCGCGCCCAATCCATCGGCTTCATCTTTCAGCAGTTCAATTTGCTCGCCCGCACCACCGCCTACGAGAACGTCTCGCTGCCTTTGCTCTACTCCAGCCACCATGCCGAGCCGGAGCGCGCGAAGAGGCTGTTGGGGGAAGTGGGTCTTCTCGACCGCATCCTGCACAAGCCCAACGAGCTGTCCGGCGGCCAGCAGCAACGCGTCGCCATCGCGCGAGCCTTGATCAACGATCCGCCGATCATCCTGGCCGACGAGCCCACCGGCAACCTCGACTCGGAGAGCGAGAAGGAGATCCTCAAGATCCTGAAGGAGCTGAACGCCCAGGGGAAGACCGTGATCATCGTCACCCACGAGAAGGAAATCGGCGACCATGCCCGGCGCGTCATCCGGATGCGCGACGGGACGATCCAAAGCGACGAGCGCTTCAAGCCCGAATATTCTCCGGCCCCGGCCGCGGCGAGGAATGAGGCTCCCCAGAAGAAATCCAAAGGCTTTCTCAGCAGCCTCAATCCGTTGGAGACCGCCCAGCATTTCCGTCAGGCCTTCCGCGCCCTGCTGGCCAACAAGGTGCGCTCCGGGCTTTCGCTTTTGGGCATCTTGATCGGCGTCGCCTCGCTCATCGCCATGCTGGCGCTGGGGGAGGGCGCCAAGGCCAGCATCGAGGCGCAACTCTCCTCGCTGGGAACCAATTTGCTCTCGTTGCGGCCCGGCTCGCGGCGCAGCCAAGGGGTCGCGCTGGAAAGCGGCGCAGTGACCCGCCTGACCATGGAGGATGCCAAGGAGATCTTGGCAGGGGTGCCGGAGGTGAGCCGCGTCTCTTCCTCGGTGGACGGCCGCGTCCAAGTCACCTTCGGCGGCCAGAACTGGAACACCCGGGTGGAAGGGACCAGCCCGACCTACGCGGAGATGCGGGCGGCGCAGCCGGTGATCGGACGCTTCTTTAACGAGGAGGAGAACAAGCAGCGGGCCCGGGTGGCTTTGTTGGGCCAAACGGTGGTGCAAAATCTCTTCGGCGGAGCCAGCCCGCTGGGCGAGTACATCAAGATCAACCGGGTGAGCTTCCAGGTCATCGGCGTTCTGCCGGAAAAGGGCGCCAGCACCTGGCGCGACCAGGACGACGTCATCGTCATCCCGGTCACCACCGCCATGCACCGTCTCTTGGGGAAGGACTACGTCGATTCGATCGACATCGAGGTCCGCAGCCCCGACGCGATGGAAGGGGCCGAAAAGGCCATTCAAAACCTCGTCGTGAAGCGCCGCCGACTGCCGCCCTCCTTGCAGGAGGAGGCCTTCCAGATCCGCAATCTGGCGGAGCTGCAGTCGGCGCTCTCCGAAACCAGCCGCACCATGTCGGTCTTGCTGGCCTCGATCGCGGCCATCTCGCTCTTGGTGGGCGGCATCGGCATCATGAACATCATGCTGGTCTCCGTCACCGAGCGCACTCGCGAGATCGGCCTCCGCAAGGCGGTGGGCGCCAAGCGCAGCGACATCCTGGCGCAGTTCCTCATCGAAGCCGGCGTGGTCAGCCTCATCGGCGGCCTTTTGGGCATCACCCTGGGCTGGACGGCGACCTGGGCGATGAGCCGCTTCGCCGGTTGGACGGCGGAGGTCTCGCCGGACGCGGTGCTGCTGGCCATCGGTTTTTCGGCCGCGGTGGGGATCCTGTTCGGGCTGTGGCCGGCGCGGAAGGCCTCGCGCTTGCATCCGATCGAGGCTCTGCGCTACGAATAA
- a CDS encoding HlyD family efflux transporter periplasmic adaptor subunit: MMRKKSFWLVLILLLGAGFFAWRWFQKKEAEPLYRVVALERGTVETTVLATGVVYPENRLELKPPIAGRVESILVEEGQQVHQGQVLAWLSSSERAALLDAARAKGPEELRRWEGLFKPTPLLAPLNGLIIVKSVVPGQVVAATDVVLVMSDHLIVNIQVDETDIGQVKLGQPVEITLDAYPGVPIEGTVKRVAFESKIVNNVVIYEVWVLPKSVPDFMRSGMTANVIFRVNRVEDVVVLPAEALRKEKGMNTVLLPNPADPDAPLAKTVEVGLSDGKHVELRSGLGEGDQVLIPVLPRLGQAESRGASPFSPLGGRRR, from the coding sequence ATGATGCGGAAAAAAAGCTTTTGGCTGGTCTTGATCCTGCTCCTCGGCGCCGGTTTCTTCGCCTGGCGCTGGTTCCAAAAAAAGGAAGCGGAGCCGCTCTACCGCGTCGTTGCCCTGGAGCGCGGCACGGTCGAAACCACCGTTCTGGCCACGGGCGTCGTCTACCCCGAGAACCGGCTGGAGCTCAAGCCGCCCATCGCCGGCCGCGTCGAGAGCATCCTGGTGGAAGAGGGCCAGCAGGTCCACCAAGGCCAGGTCTTGGCTTGGCTCAGCTCCTCGGAGCGAGCCGCTTTGCTCGACGCTGCCCGGGCCAAGGGACCGGAGGAGCTCCGGCGCTGGGAAGGGCTCTTCAAGCCGACCCCGCTTTTAGCCCCGCTCAACGGCCTCATCATCGTGAAGAGCGTCGTGCCGGGCCAAGTGGTGGCGGCCACCGACGTCGTCCTGGTCATGTCCGACCACCTCATCGTCAACATCCAAGTCGACGAAACCGACATCGGCCAGGTCAAGTTGGGCCAGCCGGTCGAAATCACGCTGGATGCCTATCCCGGCGTTCCCATCGAAGGCACGGTGAAGCGCGTCGCTTTCGAGTCGAAGATCGTCAACAACGTCGTCATCTATGAAGTGTGGGTGCTGCCCAAGAGCGTGCCCGACTTCATGCGCAGCGGGATGACGGCCAACGTCATATTCCGAGTGAACCGGGTCGAGGACGTCGTGGTCCTTCCGGCCGAAGCCTTGCGCAAGGAAAAGGGAATGAACACGGTCCTGTTGCCCAATCCCGCCGATCCCGATGCGCCGCTCGCCAAGACGGTTGAAGTGGGCTTGAGCGACGGAAAGCATGTCGAGCTGCGCTCGGGCTTGGGGGAAGGCGACCAAGTGCTGATTCCGGTTCTGCCCCGCCTGGGCCAGGCCGAGTCCCGCGGCGCCAGCCCCTTTTCGCCCCTCGGGGGTCGGCGGCGATGA
- a CDS encoding TolC family protein — MRLLKIAAALGLLVTARAGAAAETMTWADCVREAAAGNPQLHAAREDIRRSKALIGAARSDFFPTLTPFTGYNVSNSSSFRSSPNPDDPTIDVDIGARHQFEYGVNLNQNIFSGFATKSAYQGSKADLQGTQAAYDSARAQVSFDLKTAFARLLFAQEQLGVVKKIVERRRENVRFVELRFDVGRENKGSVLRNQALLEQAEFDLAQTQRSVKVAQRELAKVLGRNYETAYEGLRVKGNFDTEFPKEGPDFSRLTYDHPEHRQGEAEVSGAKADVGVAKANYYPSIDADATVSQEKLSSRPFESLWSVGANLTYPFATGGGDIYQVKAAQAERRRVQHNLRSTDNDVGLRLRQAYTDFKDAVQNIAVQEKFLQSAATRAEIGRNQYANGLISYQDWDLVENDLINSQRTILETRRDALIAEANWELAQGKGAIP, encoded by the coding sequence GTGAGGCTGCTCAAAATCGCCGCTGCTTTGGGTCTGCTGGTGACCGCTCGGGCCGGGGCCGCTGCCGAGACCATGACCTGGGCCGATTGCGTCCGCGAGGCCGCCGCCGGCAATCCCCAGCTCCACGCCGCCCGCGAGGATATCCGCCGGTCCAAGGCCCTGATCGGAGCGGCCCGCAGCGATTTCTTCCCAACCCTCACTCCCTTCACCGGCTACAACGTTTCCAACAGCTCGAGCTTCCGAAGCTCGCCCAACCCCGACGACCCGACGATCGACGTCGACATCGGGGCCCGACACCAGTTCGAGTACGGGGTCAACCTCAACCAGAACATCTTTTCGGGCTTCGCCACCAAGTCGGCCTATCAAGGCAGCAAGGCCGACTTGCAGGGAACCCAGGCGGCTTACGACTCGGCGCGGGCCCAGGTCAGCTTCGACCTCAAGACCGCCTTCGCCCGGCTGCTCTTCGCCCAGGAACAACTCGGGGTGGTGAAGAAGATCGTCGAGCGCCGGCGGGAGAACGTCCGATTCGTCGAGCTGCGCTTCGACGTCGGCCGCGAGAACAAGGGCTCGGTGCTCCGCAACCAGGCCTTGCTCGAGCAGGCCGAATTCGACCTCGCCCAGACCCAACGCTCGGTGAAGGTCGCCCAGCGCGAGTTGGCCAAGGTCCTGGGCCGGAACTACGAGACCGCTTATGAAGGTTTGCGGGTGAAGGGAAATTTCGACACCGAATTTCCGAAGGAGGGGCCCGACTTCAGCCGCTTGACCTACGATCATCCCGAGCACCGTCAGGGCGAAGCCGAGGTCAGCGGCGCCAAGGCCGACGTCGGGGTGGCCAAGGCCAATTATTATCCCTCGATCGACGCCGACGCCACGGTGTCCCAGGAAAAGCTCAGCTCGCGGCCCTTCGAAAGCCTGTGGTCGGTGGGAGCCAATTTGACCTATCCCTTCGCCACCGGCGGCGGCGACATTTACCAGGTGAAGGCGGCTCAGGCCGAGCGGCGGCGGGTTCAGCACAACCTCCGCAGCACCGACAACGACGTCGGCCTGCGGTTGCGCCAAGCCTACACCGATTTCAAGGACGCGGTGCAGAACATCGCGGTCCAGGAAAAATTCCTCCAGTCGGCGGCGACCCGGGCCGAGATCGGCCGCAACCAATACGCCAACGGCCTCATCTCCTACCAGGACTGGGACTTGGTCGAGAACGACCTGATCAATTCCCAGCGGACCATCCTCGAAACCCGGCGCGACGCCCTCATCGCCGAAGCCAATTGGGAATTGGCCCAGGGCAAAGGAGCGATTCCATGA
- a CDS encoding DUF1304 domain-containing protein, whose protein sequence is MDALLFTLLGLIAALHLWFLVLEMFLWRKPLGLKVFRMSQEKADSSAVLAANQGLYNGFLAAGLIWGMCPVEPAFYIRLFFLSCVAIAGVFGAATVSKRIFVIQALPALIALAILFLK, encoded by the coding sequence ATGGACGCCCTGCTTTTCACACTGCTCGGCCTGATCGCGGCGCTTCACCTGTGGTTTTTGGTCTTGGAGATGTTTCTCTGGCGGAAGCCCTTGGGGCTCAAGGTTTTCCGGATGAGCCAGGAAAAGGCCGATAGCTCGGCGGTCTTGGCGGCGAATCAGGGGCTTTACAACGGTTTCTTGGCGGCCGGATTGATCTGGGGAATGTGTCCGGTGGAGCCGGCCTTTTACATCCGCTTATTTTTCCTGAGCTGCGTCGCCATCGCCGGAGTTTTCGGTGCGGCCACGGTGAGCAAGCGGATCTTCGTCATTCAGGCCCTACCGGCTTTGATCGCCTTGGCGATCTTGTTCCTGAAATAA
- a CDS encoding DUF11 domain-containing protein, with translation MSKGLRPWTLWLGSFLFFLLFLPLQASAQSPGELTIDKTVEFPVITVGIDFDYTIVVSNTGDGDLANVVVSDTLPPEVSQTGPATTTLGSCSGTGTITCNLGTLAGQASATITVPAELISVGDGTVENTASATTSTNQDTTDDSASVEFTTDAADNQLLGITKTADPTIVTAGGQQVTYTLTVTAGNFDAIALSVLVTDDIPAPFTLVSAEVVSGDGSCSPGDPVVCDLDDMFPNEVVVIEIVVQVPPTAPFPTGCTDSINTAVVESLNDPDLSDNEASATVQVGSDCSPTPTPTPTPTATPVPTDGPDGDDDGVPDTSDNCPDVANPGQADADEDGLGDACDPSNFPAGILIEGSGCSLGAGAAGAPVLWSLLGLLGLGLARRFRA, from the coding sequence ATGTCCAAAGGCCTTCGCCCCTGGACCCTATGGTTGGGTTCTTTTTTGTTCTTCCTCTTATTTCTTCCCCTTCAAGCCTCGGCCCAGAGCCCCGGCGAGCTGACCATCGACAAGACCGTCGAGTTTCCGGTGATCACCGTCGGCATTGATTTCGACTACACCATCGTGGTCAGCAATACCGGCGACGGCGATTTGGCCAACGTGGTGGTTAGCGACACCCTGCCGCCCGAGGTCAGCCAGACCGGCCCGGCGACCACCACCCTGGGGAGCTGCTCCGGCACCGGAACCATCACTTGCAATTTGGGGACCCTGGCCGGCCAGGCCTCGGCGACCATCACCGTTCCGGCGGAGTTGATCTCGGTCGGCGATGGGACGGTCGAAAACACCGCCAGCGCCACGACCTCGACCAATCAAGACACCACCGACGATTCCGCCAGCGTCGAATTCACGACCGACGCCGCCGACAATCAGCTCCTCGGCATCACCAAGACCGCCGATCCCACGATCGTGACCGCGGGCGGGCAGCAGGTGACATACACCCTGACCGTCACTGCCGGGAACTTCGACGCGATCGCGCTCAGCGTTCTGGTGACCGACGACATCCCGGCCCCCTTCACCCTGGTCTCGGCCGAGGTGGTTTCGGGCGACGGAAGCTGCAGCCCGGGCGATCCGGTGGTCTGCGACTTGGACGACATGTTTCCCAACGAAGTCGTCGTGATCGAGATCGTCGTCCAAGTGCCTCCGACCGCGCCTTTTCCCACCGGCTGCACCGATTCGATCAACACCGCCGTTGTTGAGAGCCTCAACGATCCCGACCTCTCGGACAATGAGGCCAGCGCCACCGTTCAAGTCGGCAGCGATTGCAGCCCGACCCCGACGCCGACTCCCACGCCGACGGCCACGCCGGTTCCGACCGACGGGCCCGACGGCGACGATGACGGGGTGCCCGACACTTCGGACAATTGCCCCGACGTGGCCAATCCCGGCCAAGCCGATGCCGACGAGGATGGCCTCGGCGACGCCTGCGATCCGAGCAATTTCCCGGCCGGCATCCTGATCGAGGGCAGCGGCTGCTCGTTGGGCGCCGGAGCCGCCGGAGCGCCCGTCCTCTGGAGCCTTTTGGGCCTCCTGGGCTTGGGCTTGGCCCGCCGTTTCCGGGCTTGA
- a CDS encoding cation:proton antiporter, which translates to MLDAHEFLKALAVVLCVAAVTTVLFQKLRQPVVLGYILAGLIVGPHVPVPLVANAGVVQTLSELGVILLMFSLGLEFSIAKLIKVGPTAGVTAVVQCSIMFWLGFLIGKAFGWTLQESLYTGAIIAISSTTIIAKAFNEQKITGHLRELVVGILIVEDLIAILLMAVLTAISSGAGLSAPALAVTVGRLAVFLLVLLIVGLLVVPRAIRVITKLGSAETTLVASIGICFAVALLALEFGYSVALGAFLAGALVAESGETAKIEHLVEPVRDMFAAIFFVSVGMMIVPEMLVKHWQAVLVITAVVIAGKVFSVSLGTLLTGEGVRTSVRAGMSLAQIGEFSFIIAGLGLALNAIDEFLYPVAVAVSAITTLTTPWLIKSSDKAANFVENRLPRPIQTFASLYGSWLDQLRKSPANKSTGAAIRRALTLLLVDFAALAGLIIAASINYPRALVFAASNLGLNTQLAGILYFALTFAIGFPFALGILRISKHLGTVLAEAALPSTDKNRPDLALAPRKMLIITLQLAMVLLVGFPLLALTQPFLPRFGGLGVVLLILGMAVLFWRSASNLQGHVRAGAQVVVEALAAQTRKSSAPQAGNVLSEVQHLLPGLGSPVSVRIEDGSFGDGKSLSQLNLRALTGATVLALYRGGKGLVIPEAQEVLQAGDTLALAGSEESVEAARKLLA; encoded by the coding sequence ATGCTCGACGCCCACGAATTCCTCAAAGCCTTAGCCGTCGTGCTCTGCGTGGCGGCGGTGACCACCGTCCTCTTCCAGAAGCTGCGCCAGCCGGTGGTCCTAGGCTATATCCTGGCCGGCCTCATCGTCGGGCCCCACGTCCCGGTTCCCTTGGTCGCCAACGCCGGGGTGGTCCAAACCCTTTCCGAGCTCGGCGTCATTCTCCTGATGTTCTCGCTCGGCCTCGAATTCAGCATTGCCAAGCTGATCAAGGTCGGCCCCACCGCCGGCGTGACCGCGGTGGTCCAGTGCAGCATCATGTTTTGGCTCGGCTTCCTGATCGGCAAGGCCTTCGGCTGGACTCTTCAGGAAAGCCTCTACACCGGCGCCATCATCGCGATCTCCAGCACCACCATCATCGCCAAGGCTTTCAACGAGCAGAAGATCACCGGCCACCTGCGGGAGCTGGTGGTCGGTATCCTGATCGTCGAGGACTTGATCGCCATATTATTGATGGCCGTCCTGACGGCGATCTCGAGCGGGGCCGGGCTTTCGGCGCCGGCCTTGGCCGTCACCGTCGGGCGTTTGGCCGTCTTCCTGCTGGTCTTGCTGATCGTAGGCTTGCTGGTGGTGCCCCGGGCAATCCGCGTCATCACCAAGCTGGGCAGCGCCGAAACCACCCTGGTGGCCAGCATCGGCATTTGCTTTGCGGTGGCGCTCTTGGCCTTGGAGTTCGGCTACTCGGTGGCTTTGGGCGCCTTCCTGGCCGGCGCCTTGGTCGCCGAATCGGGCGAAACCGCCAAGATCGAGCACCTGGTCGAGCCGGTCCGCGACATGTTCGCCGCGATCTTCTTCGTCTCGGTCGGCATGATGATCGTGCCCGAGATGCTGGTGAAGCATTGGCAAGCGGTCCTGGTGATCACGGCCGTGGTCATCGCCGGCAAAGTTTTCAGCGTATCTCTCGGCACTCTCCTGACCGGCGAAGGCGTTCGGACCTCGGTCCGGGCCGGCATGAGCCTGGCTCAGATCGGCGAGTTCTCCTTCATCATCGCCGGGCTGGGGCTCGCCTTGAACGCAATCGATGAGTTTCTCTACCCGGTGGCGGTGGCGGTTTCCGCGATCACGACTCTCACGACGCCTTGGTTGATCAAGAGCTCGGACAAGGCGGCCAACTTCGTCGAGAACAGGCTGCCTCGCCCGATCCAGACTTTCGCCTCGCTTTACGGCTCTTGGCTGGACCAGCTCCGCAAATCTCCGGCCAATAAATCGACCGGCGCCGCCATTCGGCGAGCGCTGACCCTGCTGCTGGTGGATTTCGCCGCGCTGGCCGGCCTGATCATCGCCGCCTCGATCAATTACCCTCGAGCCTTGGTCTTTGCCGCCAGCAATTTGGGCCTCAACACTCAATTGGCCGGCATCCTCTATTTCGCGCTGACTTTCGCCATCGGTTTTCCCTTTGCCTTGGGAATCCTGCGGATCTCGAAGCATCTCGGCACGGTCCTGGCCGAAGCCGCTTTGCCTTCGACCGACAAAAACCGCCCCGATTTGGCCCTGGCCCCGCGCAAGATGCTGATCATCACCTTGCAGCTGGCGATGGTTTTGCTGGTCGGATTTCCGCTGCTCGCGCTGACTCAGCCTTTCCTGCCCCGCTTCGGCGGGCTCGGCGTGGTTCTCCTCATCCTCGGCATGGCGGTGCTTTTTTGGCGCAGCGCCTCCAACCTCCAGGGCCACGTCCGGGCCGGAGCTCAAGTCGTCGTCGAGGCCTTGGCCGCCCAGACCCGCAAAAGTTCAGCCCCCCAGGCCGGCAACGTCCTCTCCGAGGTTCAGCACCTGTTGCCGGGGCTGGGCTCGCCGGTGTCGGTGCGAATCGAGGATGGCAGCTTCGGCGACGGCAAATCATTGTCCCAGTTGAATTTGCGGGCTCTCACCGGGGCGACGGTGTTGGCGCTTTATCGGGGCGGCAAAGGCCTGGTCATTCCGGAGGCCCAGGAAGTGCTTCAAGCCGGCGACACCCTGGCCTTGGCCGGCAGCGAGGAAAGCGTCGAGGCGGCCCGGAAGCTCTTGGCATAA